In Lactococcus protaetiae, the genomic window AGGCTTCTGGGACAAGACCACTTCGCCTTGCGACTTTAGTCGCCTAGAGCGAATGGATAACGAAGCGAAGCGGAGGTGTGACCTCATATTGAAGATGTTAAGCAGACTGTTCGTACAGGTCGCTTAGTTGTTACACCTAGAGGTTGTACCATAGATTCAGTGGTGAGTCGAAACTCCCACTGAATAAGTCTTGACTTCATTTACCATTCATTAACATTCTACAAAATACCGCGACAATAGCTAATAGCAGCTGATAAAATGATAATTAACCTCAAAATTTCTTCAAACTATTTTACCACAAATCAATTTTTTTGTAAGCAACTGACAGATTCACTAGAGAAATTTGAGCAAAAATTTGATATAATTAAGCTTACACAATTTAGAAACTCGTGAAAAACAAAATCTCTCCAAGATTTTCTATTTTTCATCATTTCTTATCAATCACACTCACATCTTGTTGCTGAGTTCTAAGTAACCTCACACCTTGGTAGATATAGGACACGGGGTTGACACAAGATTTGTCATAAAAAGCACTGGTTATTGTCAATAAAAAATGGAGGAAATTTTATGTTAAAACTAGGAGTAGTAGGAACAAGTTGGATTGCTCGCTCATTCATTGATGCCGCATCTCTCACAAAAAAGTTTACTTTTAGCGCTGTTTATTCAAGACATCTTGACACTGCAGCAAAATTTTCAGCTGATTTTGAAAACGTTCAACAATTTGACCAGTTTGACCAGTTTTTGGCATCTGACTTAGATATCATCTATATTGCTAGCCCAAATGCACTCCATTTTGAGCAAGCAAAAGCTGCGATTTTGGCTGGACACAATGTCATCACTGAAAAGCCTGCTTTCTCAAATCCGTCAGAACTGACAGAAATTATTCAACTTGCTGACGAAAAAAATATTCTCTTTTTCGAAGCTGCACGCAATATCCATGAGCATTCTTTTACGCTCATCAAAGATTTTCTTGCTGACAAAACTATCACTGGTGCTGACTTCACTTATTCAAAGTATTCATCAAAAATGCCTGCTTTACTGCGCGGTGAATTACCAAATAAATTTAACCCCAAATTCTCTGGTGGACTTCTTGCAGACCTCGGCGTTTACCTTTTGTATGCTGCAATCTTCTGGTTTGGAAAACCTCAAGATGCTCACTACGATGCCGTTGTTCTCCCTAGTGGAGTTGATGTTTCTGGCGTCGGCTCGCTTGATTATCATGACTTCAAAGTTGCTATCAAGTGTGCTGGTAATTTTAATAGCTACTTACCCAGTGAAATTTATACCACAGATGGCACACTGATTTTAGATGGTGTTAACGCTATCTCCTCTGCAAAATTCATTGCCCTTGATGGTTCAGAAACAAAAATCGAGCTTACCGCTCCGAAACATTCTCTCTATGATGAAGCAGTAAAATTCGCCGAAATCCTGACCAATAAAGATTTTGAAACAGCTCGCAAGCTCCAAAGCTTTGCCAAAGATGTCGCGAGCACCTCATACAAAATGCGTCAAAGCGCTGGTATCGTTTTTGATGCTGACAAAAAATAATCTTACTCTGTCAGTGCTGACAACATATTGTCAGTATTGACAAAAGCTGATCCCTTAGTTAAGTTGGATATAACGAGAACCTCCTAAGTTCTTGTCGCCGGTTCGAGTCCGGCAGGGTCATATTTAGAAATCAGGTAACTTTATGACCGAGATAAAACTTGGAACAACCTTTTCTGTAAGCACTATCGTTGATGAAAGCAATATCGCAAGTACTGTTGGTAGCGGACTGCTCCCTATCTTTGCTACTCCCATGATGATTGCTCAAATGGAAAAAGCAGCAAGTGAACTACTCGCACCATTTTTGGAAAAGGGTCAAACTTCTGTTGGCATAAAAATTGATGTCAGCCATGACAAAGCCAGCCCCATTGGCGCAACAATTACCACAACAGCAAAAATTATCGCGGTTGACCGCAGACAAGTTGACTTCGAAGTCATTTCTAAAGATGAAAAAAGCCTGATTGGCAAAGGATTTCACAGTCGTTTCATCATAGATAGCCAAAAATTTCTCGAAAAATTGAAGTGATTACTTCATCAGTGGGAGATTCTTTCTCTCCCGCTGATGTTAGTAGAACGAAAGCAAAGCTTAGTGCTGCTTATCCCTCCACCTAAAAGAAGTGGGGAATTGCCACTCCGACTAGGTGCTTTAGCACCGTAGTGAGGATGGACAGCGGAGCCCAAAGGGCGAAGATAGCAGACACTTGCTTGGTTAAAATGAAGTCAAGACTTATTCAGTGGGAGTTTCGTAAAACATTTGTCCATTTTCTCCAGTCACTATCTTCGCTAAGCAAATGGACAGCGGAGCAACGAAGTTGCGCAGACCATTCGCAGAATGTCGTGCGAAGCACATAGCACCGTAGCGAACCCTTTCGCCTTACTGCTTTAGCAGATTGCGATTTGAACTTGCCGCTTTATAGGATACCCGTCTGCGCTAAAGCAGCAACGGATATGCTAGTTGTTTCACCTAGTGGCTTAGTGAAATCAACAGCGTAGCAAATCGGAGATAGCACGCACTTGCTTTGATAAAACTGCTGTCAGTATACTGACAAAACGGTTAGCGTTGCTAACCGTTTTTTTATTCGCTTAAATCGTTCTTATACTGTCTAACTTTTAACCATTCCGCTTAGAAGTTACTTTGCTACGCTGCGCAGATTTAGAGGTGAACTAATACCAGCTTAATCAAACCGAACTGACAGAAAATTTCAGCTACTGATAGATGTTTTTTCAGTCAAAATTTTCCTAATCTGTTCACGCGCAACTACTTCATCCTCACGGTTAACCAAAAAAGTCAAATAATCTCCAGCTTGCAACTCCGTTTTTCCCCTTGGAATCAAATCTTTACCCGACCGATGAATAGAAACAAGTAAAACGCCTTCAGGCAGAGCCAATTGTTCCAGTCTCTTATGATCAGCCTTCGCATCAAATTGCACCATTGTTTCAAACATCATCTGACCTTCTGAAATTTCCTCATCACCATTTCGCGCACTCAACATTCGCTCCAAAAGTGAATCATAAATAGGTTCTGAGCCCAATAAATCAGCAATAACATAAGCTACCAAAGAAACCAGTGCCAAAGGAAGCAAATGGTCAAAAGAACCCGTCATTTCAACCAATAATAGAATTCCCGTCATCGGCGCACGCACAATTGCCGTAAATGTCCCAGCCATTGAAAGAATCACAAAGTTCGCAAATAGATGACTTGGCAAATGAAAAGCTGCCAAAACAATCGTGGCATACACAGCACCCAAACTCGCCCCAAGTACCAAAAGTGGAAAGAAAATTCCTCCTGGAACTCCAGAAGCATAAGAAACCATTGAGATAAAATACTTAGCAATCAAAATCAAGCATAGAAAACCAAGCCCCATTCCGAAACTAAAGGAATCCATCAAAATATGACCACTACCAATAACAATTGGAAAAATCAGTGCCATCAATCCAACACTTAAAAAACTAATCACAACTCGAACAAAAGGCAAGCGAATCTTACTCATCAACCTCTGACTAGAAAGTAAAGTCCAATTATAAAAAGCACCAAAAAACCCTAAAATCACCCCTAATATTAATAATAACCAATAGTCAGAAAGTGCAATAGAACCAGAGATTTGAAAATGAAAAACTGCTCCTTCACCAAAAATAATTCTCGAAACAACATCCGCCACCATCGCAGAAGTCATACAAGTCAACAAAATTAAAGGTGAAAAATATTTAAAAACTTCTTCTAAAGTAAACATGACACCTGATAAAGGGGCATTAAAAGCAGCAGATAAACCTGCAGAGGCACCTGATGCAATCAGAATACGCTTATGCCGTTCTGTTTGCGCCAACCGACCTGATACCATTTGTCCCATAGCAGCTCCCAGTTGAATCGAAGGCCCCTCACGTCCCAGCGATAAACCAGCAAACATTGCTAATGTGCCTGCGATAAATTTAGAAAAAGCAGTCGTAAACCAGTTATTTCTAAAGTAACCTTGCAATTGCCCCTTGACCTGTGGAATACCGGAACCAGAACTCATAGGAAACCACTTCATAAACAAACTCACAATACCAGCAATAATGACTAAAGAAATCACGAGAAAAGGAATGAACATTAAATGCAAAGACACGAAATGATAAATTTCGCGCCCTAACGTTTCCGCCTTCTCCAACGCCAAACGATACAAACTTGCCAAAAAACCTGCAGTTAATCCAACAAGTACGCTCAAAAAAAGAAGGTACAAATTTTTATTGGGTGATTTTTCTATATCTTTAAGTTTCATCACTACTTACCAATACGAATATTTGACTTAGGCTTCAATGATTTTTTAGCAAAATGAGTTGCAACAGCACCTCCACCATGCATTTTATACTCCACCGCCGAAAAACCTGCGCGTTCAAATAACTCTTTTAACAGCTTTGCATTTGGAAAATCTTTAGCTGACTTTTGTAACCAACGATATTCTTCATAAGACTTAGCAAATAATTTTCCAAAAAGTGGCATGATATTTTCAAAATATAACTCAAAAGCTTGCTTGTAAACAGGCAATGTGGGATGAGAGGTCTCAATACAAATTGCCCTACCTCCAGGCTTTAAAACACGGTATATCTCTGATAGTACGGTAAGATAGTTGGGTGTATTTCTAAGCCCATAGCCAATCGTAACCACATCAAACTGCTGATTAGCAAAAGGCAACTCCATTGCATTTCCCTGAATTAACTCAATGTTTTTATCTCCACGCTTAGCAACTTTTGCTTGAGCAATGGCCAGCATATTCTCCGAAAAGTCTAAACCAGTCGCTTGCCCACTCTCTCCTACAGCCTCCGCCAAATCAAGTAGCCAATCTCCAGTTCCACAGCACAAATCAAGCACTTTTTGCCCCGTTAAATTTCCCATTTTTTTCATTGTTTGCGCTCGCCACAAATCATGTTGTTTAAAGCTAATAATTGAGTTCATCTTATCGTAGTCTTCTGAGATTGTATTAAAAATCTCATGCACACGTTCTTCATTTACTTCTGTCATATTTTTATTATATCACACCCCGCAATCACATATTTACATTGAACTATTTTATACTGCCAAGGTTCCCAACATTCTTATCTCTTTATCTATATTAATTACAATATTTTTTAATGAAAAAAGCCCTATATAGATAGGGCAATTTAAAGTTTGACACTACTAAAGTAGAGTAAGCCAACTCTGATGTAGAAATCTACAAAGAAGTTAGATACTGCTTAATTTTATCAAAGCAAGTGCGTGCTATCTCCGCTTCACTACGCTGTCGTTCTACTGCCCTAAGCGTTTTTGACGCTTTAGCGAAATCAACAGTGTGCGAAGCGAGATAGACTTCTGGGATGGGGTAACCCATATTATTGATGTCAATAGACTTTTGCAGCTTTAGCTGCGTACAGATCGCTTAGTTGTTACACCTAGAGGTTGTACCCTAAACTTCAAAGTAGAACTAGCTATATCAAATCATACAATACGTAAAGTCATAAGCATTCAATTATTAATATTTATAGTCTTTTCACTTGATAACCAACTGAAAAGACACTTGCAATCTTTCAATACTTAGTTGTAAACCACCCAGCTACCAGCGGGAAGTTTACTTGCCATAGCAATCTGTTCGCTCAAAGGCATACCAGAATATTCACCATGACCTAGCAATTGAAAAACGCCATAAGCACCTGAACTCGCATTAACACTATCAACTAACCCGTTTGATTCACGAGAGATGATATAAGCCCACTCACTAGCAGAATAACCAGCCGTATTTGCTGTATTAGCCATCATATAATTTGCGAGCGCTTGAATGTCAACTTGTCCAGAATTTTGGCTCATATTGAGTCCATCAGAAACACTTTGTACTGATGTAACTTTAGTAGGTTGTCTTTCAATAATCTTAGTAGATACGGGAGTTTGTTTTACTTTTCCTAGTAAGATATCATTAACTTCTGCTTGGATAACTTTAGCATCAAAACCTTTGTTTGTTAGTTTTGTGATGCGTTCACCACCGTCACCATAGTTTCCATTAATCACCTCCAGCGCAATGTCATGTGTTGATGGAGTAGGGGTGTCTGCATGAGCAATACCACTACTGATAAACATTAACGATGCAACTAATCCAGTTGAAATAGCAACTTTACTTAACTTCATTTAGACCTTTCGATTTCGCCACTAAGAATATTCCATAGGAGTACGATCCAGTATATACCCTATCATCATGGTTACTTCCCATACACATCATAAAGTCTTGAACGCTTGTGTAGGATTACCGTAAGCAGTTTAACGTCATTGCACGCTATGGACGTTACACCTTTAAAATATTCAGCTCTTCTTTAAGATTAAAGGTCTATTAGTGTACTCTAAATAATAAAAAATGCCGTAACATTTATGAGTAGCCAATTCTACTCTCCTTCCCTTAAACAAAACTTAATTAAATTAAGGAATTGTTTTTTGTTTTAATATAAAACGATTACATTTATATTTTTTTTGAAATAAAAAGTAGGCAAAGTCGTAAAACTTTGCCTACTAAAAAACCTTTTTAAAACTACTTTATATTCTCATTTAAAGCGTTTTATCCCTATACTTCATAGTAAAATGAAATATCAGCTTCATTCATTACTTAAATCTTCCCCGTTTGATGCAATCACTTTTTTGTACCAATTAAATGATTTTTTAGGGGTACGTTTCAATGTTCCCTTACCAAAATCATCTCTATCAACGTAAATAAAGCCATAACGTTTGCTCATTTCACCCGTACCTGCAGAAACAAGGTCAATACAGCCCCAAGTCGTGTAACCAAGAAGTTCTACGCCATCAATCTCAACGGCTTTTTTCATCTCTTCAATATGAGCTGCCAAGTAAGCAATTCGATAATCGTCAGCAACAAAACCATCTGAATCAGGTGTATCTACTGCACCAAGCCCATTTTCAACAACAAAAAGTGGTTTCTGGTAGCGGTCATAAGCTGTATTCATTGTGATGCGAAGACCTTTAGGGTCAATTTGCCATCCCCATTCACTTGCTTCCAAATAAGGATTAGTCACTGATTCAAAAATATTTCCAGCAGACTTATCTGCTGCCTCATCTTTTGCCTTTGCCACCCGACTTGAATAATAGCTAAATGAGATAAAATCTACAGTATTTTCCGCTAAAATCTCCAAATCTCCTTCTTTGATTGGAAGTTCAATGGATTCACGCTCTAGCTTTTTAAGAAGATAATTTGGATATTTTCCTCGTGATTGAACGTCAATGAAGAAAAGATTATCTCGATTTTGTTTTTGAGCTTCAAGTACATTATCTGGATGACAGTCAAAAGGATAATATTCTCCTGCAGCTAACATACATCCGATTTTATTTTCTGGGTCAATCTCGTGAGCTATTTTTGTAGCAATCGCTGATGCTAAAAGCTCATGATGAGCCGCTAAATATTTGGTTTGCTCTTTATTTTCTCCTTCTTCAAACACAATACCTGCTCCCATGAACGGAGCGTGCAAGAGCATATTGATTTCATTGAAAGTGAGCCAATAATGAACCAGTCCTTTAAACCGTGTGAAAATCGTACGTGCAAGATTTTCGTAAAATTCAACCATTTTTCGATTACGCCAGCCGCCATATTCTTCGATAAGATGAATCGGACAATCAAAGTGTGTAATGGTTACTAATGGCTCAATGCCTAAACGTTGACATTCTTTGAAGATTTCTTCATAAAACTTCAATCCTTCTTCGTTTGGCTCTTTTTCATCACCTTTTGGAAAAATTCTTGTCCATGCGAGTGACATTCGATAGGTTTTAAATCCCATCTCCGCGAAAAGAGCAAGGTCTTCTTTCCAATGATGATACATATCAATCGCTTCTTTTGCTGGATAATAATGTTCATCATCGAAATCCAAGTGTTTCATTTCTCCCGTAATAATGGGAAATCTATCTTTACCATGTGGTACAACATCAACGTTTGCAAGACCTCTACCTCCAAGGTTATATCCGCCTTCACATTGATTAGCAGCCGTGGCACCGCCCCATAGGAAATCTTTACTAAATGGCATAAATGGTTCTCCTTTTATTTTACTCTTATATTATTCTAACATTTTTCAAAATGATTTAATAGCGTTTTCATTTTTATTTTTAATATTTTTTGATTTACGAAAAAAAGACAATTCTTATTTAGAAGAGTTGTCTTTTGGGGTTCTTCCCAATTTCGTCGCAAGCTAAAATGGTCTGGAACTAGGTCATACCCAGGAGTGCACAATGGATGACAACGTAAAATACGAGCGGTTCCCATTGCTATACCTTTTGTGGCACCGTGTTTTTCTATCGCCTGAATCATATAGTTGGAGCAGGTAGGATAATAACGGCAAGCTGGAGGGAGAGCTGGAGAAATCCAACGCTGATAACCATGCACTGCCTTCACTAATACTTTTTTCATATTTCTTTCATTGGGATGTTTCATAATCCTGTAATTTATCCATCATTTACCAATATTTATCCAACAGTTCGCTGAAATCCAACTCATAGACGACTTGCTTATTTCTGTAAGCTCGGATACTACCGACAAAAGATTGAACTATTGAAGTCACTTATTCTGTCAGTGTCTGGATCATTTCCCTTTTGTCAGTATACTGACAGCTTTGTTTGTTAATGTCTATTTTAGAAGTTGAAGGATATCAGCAACCATTAGTTCTGGTGTGAGGTGATAACGTTCATATAATTCTGATGCGGGTACGGAATCATTAAATTCACGTTTTGCGCCAAAATTCAAAACTTTTACATCATATTTTCCGAGGAATGACGCTACTTTTTGACCGAATCCTCCGTCTAAAATTCCATCTTCAATAGTGACAATAACCTCATGATTTTCTGTCAGTGCTGACAGAAATGTTTGATCTAAATCATTGACAAAAAGTGGATTGACAAGTGTTGCTTCAATTCCCGACTTGGAGAGTTCTGAAACGATTTTTTCTCCATGAGAGTATAAGCCACCAAGCGCCAAAATTGCGACTTTTTCGCCGACTTTTTCCATCTGATAAGATGGTTCTGAATAGTCTGTCAGTACTGACAAACGTGACTCCACACCATGTTCTGGCATTTGAATCACAACTGGCTCTTCATGCTGTGCAAGCGCCCAGTCAAGCATAGACAGTAATTCTTCCTCCGAAGTTGGCGCGAGATATTTAAGATTTGGAATATTAGAAATCCATGTCATTGCTGATGAACCTTGGTGTGTCTTATCAGAACCAGAAATCACACCACCTTTGACAATGATAATTGCTGGTTCTTCATTAATTGCGACATCATGCCAAAGTTGGTCGTAAGCACGTTGTAAAAAGGTCGAATTATGGAAAATAATTGGGCGCGCACCATAAGCCGCCATTGCTCCACCAAAAGTAATCGTGAACTGTTCAGCAATTCCTGCATCAATATAGCGTTCAGGGTATTTGCTGGCAAATTGTTTCAGACCAAAAATCCCTGGAATTGCGGCATTAATAGCGACAAGTGGTAGACCTTCTGCCATTTTTTTATCCAGATAATCAAGCATGACACTTATGTAAGATTTTGTAGATGGTGCTGCTTTTAAAGCACCTGTTTCTAAATCAAATGCCCCACGCCAGTGAAAATTTTCTTTATTCTCAATTGCTGGTGCATAGCCATGTCCTTTTTCGGTGTGAATATGTAAAACAATGGGATGATTAATGTCTTTCACTTCTTCAAAAAGATGAATCAACGCTTCAATATCATTTCCTTCTTCAAGATATTTATAATCTAAACCGAAGGTTTTAAAGAAGTTATTTGCTGCCGCTCCCTTTGTTTCACGTAACTCAGCAAGATTACGATATAAACCACCATGATTTTCAGCAATTGACATTTGATTATCATTAAAAATAATAATAAGATTACTATCAAAATCCCCTGCGTTATTTAACGCTTCCATAGCAAGTCCGCCAGAAATTGAACCATCTCCAATCACTGCAATAATATTTTCTTTGTTTCCTTTCAAATCGCGTGCCTTAGCAAATCCTAAAGCGTTTGCCACAGAAGTTGAAGTATGACCTACAGTGAAGAAATCGTGCTCAGACTCATGCTGACTAGTATAGGGAGTAATGTCATGAAAGTGTCCATCAGTAAAACCAGCCTTGCGTCCCGTCAAAATCTTATGAGGATAAGTTTGATGAGAAACATCCCAGATAAACTTATCAACAGGTGAATTAAAAACTTTGTGTAGAGCAATTGTTAACTCTGTTACTCCAAGATTAGGACCAACGTGCCCCCCGACATTTGAAACTTTATGAAGCACAGTAGCACGTACTTCAGTGGCTAATTCATTAAGCTCTGAAATTGTCAAATTTTTTACATCCGCAGGTGTATTTACTTTATCTAAAATTGACATTTTTTCTCTTTTCTAATTATTTAAGTAAGATATCTAATAGGCAAACTTGATGTCACCACATACTTTGTCCCATCAAGTTCTATTTTGTAGTTTTCGTATTATAAAATACACAAATATTATCTTTTATTTTACAACTTTTGGAAAATTTTTGCAGGATTAACCATCGAATTGTCCAAACGAATTCTTATGATAAATTTTGTCCCTTGTGGTTGATTGTCCTCAACAGAAATTTTACCGTTATAAGCGTCAACAATTTGTTTCGCTAAGGATAGTCCCAAGCCCAAACCACCTTTTTGCCTTGTGCGTGCTTTATCTACACGGAAAAAGCGGTCAAAAATCTTCTTTTTATCGTCGTTAGAAATTCCTTCACCATTATCAGCGACTGTAAAAATTAAGTTTCCTCCATTTTTTTGCACATCAAGTGAAATCTCCCCGTCATCATCAGTATATTTCAGCGCATTATCAAACAGAATAGTCAATAACTGCTTAATCAAAGCTTGGTCTAAATTTATTGTTCCTTCTAATTTGACCGTTCCTGTAAACAGTTTTCCTGCATTTTCAGCAAGCATTTCATAACTATTGAAAATCATCTCAAAAAATGCTGCTGTTGTTTCTTCTGGTTCAATCTTAATTCCTGATTCACGACGAGCTAAGTTGAGCAGATTAGTGGTCAAAAGTCGCATATTTCGAACTTCTGACAGACTTTCAGAAATATTTTCCGATTCATCAATGATTGTCGCTGTCGGTTTTTGAAATAAAAGTTCCAACCGATTTTGCAAAATAGCGAGTGGAGTACGTAATTCATGAGAAGCATTTTCCACAAATTCCTTTTGCTTCTCATAAGCAGATAGAATTGGTTTCAAAGTCCAATTAGCAAGATAAAGACTAATCACAACTGATAAAAGCCAAAAAGCAACCATTGTCGTTAAAATAACAAGCATAGCACGACTCATCGCATCTTGAATTTGGTCAACATTTGAAAAGACCTGCACATAGGCTGGGGTAATGCTACCATCATTGTTTGTAATGACAATTTGCGTTGTTAGATAGCGATAGTGCCAATCTGCACCATAGGGATTATGCACGGAAATTGTCCGAATCGTATTAATCGCATTTTTATTTAATTTTACTGCTTTTTTTAGATGACTAAGAACAAAATCTGATGGTCCCA contains:
- a CDS encoding Gfo/Idh/MocA family protein, producing MLKLGVVGTSWIARSFIDAASLTKKFTFSAVYSRHLDTAAKFSADFENVQQFDQFDQFLASDLDIIYIASPNALHFEQAKAAILAGHNVITEKPAFSNPSELTEIIQLADEKNILFFEAARNIHEHSFTLIKDFLADKTITGADFTYSKYSSKMPALLRGELPNKFNPKFSGGLLADLGVYLLYAAIFWFGKPQDAHYDAVVLPSGVDVSGVGSLDYHDFKVAIKCAGNFNSYLPSEIYTTDGTLILDGVNAISSAKFIALDGSETKIELTAPKHSLYDEAVKFAEILTNKDFETARKLQSFAKDVASTSYKMRQSAGIVFDADKK
- a CDS encoding thioesterase family protein encodes the protein MTEIKLGTTFSVSTIVDESNIASTVGSGLLPIFATPMMIAQMEKAASELLAPFLEKGQTSVGIKIDVSHDKASPIGATITTTAKIIAVDRRQVDFEVISKDEKSLIGKGFHSRFIIDSQKFLEKLK
- a CDS encoding ClC family H(+)/Cl(-) exchange transporter; amino-acid sequence: MKLKDIEKSPNKNLYLLFLSVLVGLTAGFLASLYRLALEKAETLGREIYHFVSLHLMFIPFLVISLVIIAGIVSLFMKWFPMSSGSGIPQVKGQLQGYFRNNWFTTAFSKFIAGTLAMFAGLSLGREGPSIQLGAAMGQMVSGRLAQTERHKRILIASGASAGLSAAFNAPLSGVMFTLEEVFKYFSPLILLTCMTSAMVADVVSRIIFGEGAVFHFQISGSIALSDYWLLLILGVILGFFGAFYNWTLLSSQRLMSKIRLPFVRVVISFLSVGLMALIFPIVIGSGHILMDSFSFGMGLGFLCLILIAKYFISMVSYASGVPGGIFFPLLVLGASLGAVYATIVLAAFHLPSHLFANFVILSMAGTFTAIVRAPMTGILLLVEMTGSFDHLLPLALVSLVAYVIADLLGSEPIYDSLLERMLSARNGDEEISEGQMMFETMVQFDAKADHKRLEQLALPEGVLLVSIHRSGKDLIPRGKTELQAGDYLTFLVNREDEVVAREQIRKILTEKTSISS
- a CDS encoding demethylmenaquinone methyltransferase; its protein translation is MTEVNEERVHEIFNTISEDYDKMNSIISFKQHDLWRAQTMKKMGNLTGQKVLDLCCGTGDWLLDLAEAVGESGQATGLDFSENMLAIAQAKVAKRGDKNIELIQGNAMELPFANQQFDVVTIGYGLRNTPNYLTVLSEIYRVLKPGGRAICIETSHPTLPVYKQAFELYFENIMPLFGKLFAKSYEEYRWLQKSAKDFPNAKLLKELFERAGFSAVEYKMHGGGAVATHFAKKSLKPKSNIRIGK
- a CDS encoding transglycosylase, translated to MKLSKVAISTGLVASLMFISSGIAHADTPTPSTHDIALEVINGNYGDGGERITKLTNKGFDAKVIQAEVNDILLGKVKQTPVSTKIIERQPTKVTSVQSVSDGLNMSQNSGQVDIQALANYMMANTANTAGYSASEWAYIISRESNGLVDSVNASSGAYGVFQLLGHGEYSGMPLSEQIAMASKLPAGSWVVYN
- a CDS encoding 6-phospho-beta-glucosidase; its protein translation is MPFSKDFLWGGATAANQCEGGYNLGGRGLANVDVVPHGKDRFPIITGEMKHLDFDDEHYYPAKEAIDMYHHWKEDLALFAEMGFKTYRMSLAWTRIFPKGDEKEPNEEGLKFYEEIFKECQRLGIEPLVTITHFDCPIHLIEEYGGWRNRKMVEFYENLARTIFTRFKGLVHYWLTFNEINMLLHAPFMGAGIVFEEGENKEQTKYLAAHHELLASAIATKIAHEIDPENKIGCMLAAGEYYPFDCHPDNVLEAQKQNRDNLFFIDVQSRGKYPNYLLKKLERESIELPIKEGDLEILAENTVDFISFSYYSSRVAKAKDEAADKSAGNIFESVTNPYLEASEWGWQIDPKGLRITMNTAYDRYQKPLFVVENGLGAVDTPDSDGFVADDYRIAYLAAHIEEMKKAVEIDGVELLGYTTWGCIDLVSAGTGEMSKRYGFIYVDRDDFGKGTLKRTPKKSFNWYKKVIASNGEDLSNE
- the yidD gene encoding membrane protein insertion efficiency factor YidD, with protein sequence MKKVLVKAVHGYQRWISPALPPACRYYPTCSNYMIQAIEKHGATKGIAMGTARILRCHPLCTPGYDLVPDHFSLRRNWEEPQKTTLLNKNCLFFVNQKILKIKMKTLLNHFEKC
- a CDS encoding 1-deoxy-D-xylulose-5-phosphate synthase, which produces MSILDKVNTPADVKNLTISELNELATEVRATVLHKVSNVGGHVGPNLGVTELTIALHKVFNSPVDKFIWDVSHQTYPHKILTGRKAGFTDGHFHDITPYTSQHESEHDFFTVGHTSTSVANALGFAKARDLKGNKENIIAVIGDGSISGGLAMEALNNAGDFDSNLIIIFNDNQMSIAENHGGLYRNLAELRETKGAAANNFFKTFGLDYKYLEEGNDIEALIHLFEEVKDINHPIVLHIHTEKGHGYAPAIENKENFHWRGAFDLETGALKAAPSTKSYISVMLDYLDKKMAEGLPLVAINAAIPGIFGLKQFASKYPERYIDAGIAEQFTITFGGAMAAYGARPIIFHNSTFLQRAYDQLWHDVAINEEPAIIIVKGGVISGSDKTHQGSSAMTWISNIPNLKYLAPTSEEELLSMLDWALAQHEEPVVIQMPEHGVESRLSVLTDYSEPSYQMEKVGEKVAILALGGLYSHGEKIVSELSKSGIEATLVNPLFVNDLDQTFLSALTENHEVIVTIEDGILDGGFGQKVASFLGKYDVKVLNFGAKREFNDSVPASELYERYHLTPELMVADILQLLK